The following coding sequences lie in one Bordetella genomosp. 9 genomic window:
- the dksA gene encoding RNA polymerase-binding protein DksA, which translates to MATKAATKKSSKSTNETPVDLPSEEEMLAMPESDYMNERQLAFFRERLKKLEQDILNNAGETTEHLRETQFVPDPADRATIEEEHALELRTRDRERKLLKKVQQSIARIDSGEYGWCEETGEPIGIPRLLARPTATLSLEAQERREMRQKLYGD; encoded by the coding sequence ATGGCTACCAAGGCAGCAACGAAAAAATCAAGCAAGTCGACAAACGAGACGCCGGTTGATCTGCCCAGCGAGGAAGAAATGCTGGCCATGCCCGAATCCGACTACATGAACGAACGCCAGCTGGCGTTTTTCAGGGAGCGGTTGAAAAAGCTGGAGCAGGACATCCTGAACAACGCCGGCGAAACCACCGAACACCTGCGCGAAACGCAGTTCGTTCCCGATCCGGCGGACCGCGCCACGATCGAGGAAGAACACGCGCTGGAGTTGCGCACGCGCGACCGCGAGCGCAAGCTGCTGAAGAAGGTGCAGCAATCCATCGCGCGCATCGACAGCGGCGAATACGGCTGGTGCGAGGAAACGGGCGAGCCCATCGGCATCCCCCGCCTGCTGGCACGGCCCACCGCCACCCTGTCCCTGGAAGCCCAGGAACGGCGCGAGATGCGGCAGAAGCTCTACGGCGATTGA
- a CDS encoding CobW family GTP-binding protein, whose amino-acid sequence MNTSRSLDEMVPVTILTGFLGAGKTTLLKRILTEYHGRRVAVIENEFGPESIDNDLLVQDSEEEIVELSNGCVCCTVRGDLMRTLGELKAKRQAGALNFERVILETTGMANPGPVCQTFFMDDDIAEYYRLDAVVTVVDAKHGMETLDAQEESQKQIGFADRILISKRDLVNEADYEALRARIVRINPRAPITPVHFGEVDLKSIIDISGFNLNAILDIDPEFLADEHPDARHDHDHGHDHDHDHDHEGECGPNCGHAHHHHHAHHSDEIGAFVFRSNKPFDPARLEEFLGGVVQVYGPDLLRYKGILYMKGVNRRMLFQGVHMMMGAEPGKPWAANEKPATKMVFIGRKLPQEIFTRGLEQCLAGAS is encoded by the coding sequence ATGAATACCTCGCGCAGTCTGGACGAAATGGTCCCCGTCACGATCCTCACCGGCTTTCTCGGTGCGGGCAAGACCACACTGCTCAAACGCATCCTCACCGAGTATCACGGCCGCCGCGTCGCGGTGATCGAAAACGAGTTCGGACCCGAAAGCATCGACAACGACCTGCTGGTGCAGGACAGCGAAGAAGAAATCGTCGAACTCAGCAACGGCTGCGTTTGCTGCACCGTCCGCGGCGACCTGATGCGCACACTGGGCGAACTGAAGGCAAAGCGCCAAGCGGGCGCGCTGAATTTCGAACGCGTCATCCTGGAAACGACGGGCATGGCCAACCCCGGCCCGGTCTGCCAGACCTTCTTCATGGACGACGACATCGCCGAATACTACCGGCTCGATGCAGTCGTCACCGTCGTCGATGCCAAGCACGGCATGGAGACCCTGGACGCCCAGGAAGAATCGCAGAAGCAGATCGGCTTCGCCGACCGCATCCTGATTTCCAAGCGCGACCTCGTCAACGAAGCCGACTACGAGGCGCTGCGCGCCCGCATCGTGCGCATCAACCCGCGCGCGCCGATCACCCCTGTGCATTTCGGCGAAGTGGATCTGAAGTCCATCATCGACATCAGCGGCTTCAACCTGAACGCCATCCTGGACATCGATCCCGAATTCCTGGCCGACGAACATCCCGACGCGCGCCACGATCACGATCATGGCCACGACCATGATCACGACCACGATCACGAAGGCGAATGCGGTCCGAATTGCGGCCACGCGCACCATCACCATCACGCGCACCACAGCGACGAGATCGGCGCTTTCGTGTTCCGGTCCAACAAGCCTTTCGATCCGGCGCGCCTGGAAGAATTTCTGGGCGGCGTGGTCCAGGTCTACGGGCCCGACCTGCTGCGGTACAAAGGCATTCTTTACATGAAGGGCGTGAACCGGCGCATGCTTTTTCAGGGCGTTCACATGATGATGGGCGCCGAGCCGGGGAAACCCTGGGCCGCTAATGAAAAACCGGCCACCAAGATGGTCTTCATCGGCCGCAAACTGCCCCAGGAAATATTCACCCGGGGACTGGAGCAGTGCCTGGCTGGCGCGTCCTGA
- a CDS encoding (2Fe-2S)-binding protein, translated as MNVVLNVNGHARRLDVDPRTTLLDALRERLGLTGSKKGCDQGQCGACTVLVGGERVLSCMTLAGTVEGEITTIEGLANPDGTLAPMQRAFIERDAFQCGYCTPGQILSAIACVTEGHAGTEAEIREYMSGNLCRCAAYPNIVRAIIDAREATAGDAPHTGEE; from the coding sequence ATGAACGTCGTGCTCAACGTCAACGGTCACGCGCGCCGGCTGGATGTCGACCCGCGCACCACCCTGCTGGACGCCTTGCGCGAGCGGCTGGGCCTGACCGGGTCGAAAAAAGGCTGCGATCAGGGCCAATGCGGCGCGTGCACGGTGCTGGTCGGCGGCGAGCGCGTACTGTCGTGCATGACGCTGGCCGGCACGGTCGAGGGCGAAATCACCACCATCGAAGGCCTGGCCAATCCGGACGGCACGCTGGCGCCGATGCAGCGCGCCTTCATCGAGCGGGACGCTTTTCAATGCGGCTACTGCACGCCCGGCCAGATACTCAGCGCCATCGCGTGCGTGACCGAGGGCCACGCGGGCACCGAAGCCGAGATCCGCGAGTACATGAGCGGCAATCTGTGCCGTTGCGCCGCCTATCCCAATATCGTGCGCGCCATCATCGACGCGCGCGAGGCGACCGCCGGCGACGCGCCGCACACGGGAGAAGAATGA
- the hslV gene encoding ATP-dependent protease subunit HslV translates to MDQYHGTTIVSVRRGNRVALGGDGQVTLGNIVIKGTARKIRRLYHDRILAGFAGATADAFTLQERFEAKLEKHQGNLMRAAVELTRDWRTDRVLRRLEAMLIVADQDHTLVLTGNGDVLEPEHGLAAIGSGGAYAQSAARALLDNTDLSPEEIVKKSLEIAGELCIYTNQNHLIETLGD, encoded by the coding sequence ATGGATCAATATCACGGCACTACCATCGTCAGCGTGCGCCGCGGCAACCGCGTGGCCCTGGGCGGCGACGGCCAGGTCACCCTGGGCAACATCGTCATCAAGGGCACGGCCCGCAAAATCCGGCGGCTGTACCACGACAGGATCCTGGCGGGTTTCGCCGGCGCCACCGCCGACGCCTTTACCCTGCAGGAGCGCTTCGAGGCCAAGCTGGAAAAGCACCAGGGCAATCTGATGCGTGCGGCCGTGGAACTGACGCGGGACTGGCGCACCGACCGCGTGCTGCGCCGCCTGGAAGCCATGCTGATCGTTGCCGACCAGGACCATACCCTGGTGCTGACCGGAAATGGCGACGTGCTCGAACCCGAACACGGGCTCGCCGCGATCGGATCCGGCGGCGCCTATGCGCAATCGGCGGCGCGCGCGCTGCTCGACAACACGGATCTGTCGCCGGAAGAAATCGTCAAGAAGTCGCTGGAAATCGCCGGCGAACTTTGCATCTACACCAACCAGAACCACCTCATCGAGACGCTGGGCGACTGA
- a CDS encoding metal ABC transporter ATP-binding protein: MGDGMVVSGVRSPAAIRLEQASFGWRGRAAVSEVSGVFEPGSMTAIVGPNGAGKSTLIKGIMGVLRPLSGRVALGGDGRRDLAWLPQAADLDRGFPITVHELVAMGAWRRVGAWRRYGEAERERVQQALAAVGMAGAGDRIVGTLSGGQLQRALFARLLLQDAGVLVLDEPFAAVDAHTVEDLMRLLSACHAEGRTIIAVLHDMDLVRAHFPRTLLLSGRVVAWGDTAQALTDANLRTARALRDRELA, translated from the coding sequence ATGGGCGATGGGATGGTTGTAAGCGGCGTGCGCTCCCCCGCGGCGATCCGGCTGGAGCAGGCGTCCTTCGGCTGGCGCGGCCGCGCGGCGGTCAGCGAGGTCAGCGGCGTGTTCGAGCCCGGCTCCATGACGGCCATCGTGGGTCCCAATGGGGCGGGCAAGTCCACGTTGATCAAAGGCATCATGGGCGTCTTGCGGCCGCTGTCCGGGCGCGTCGCGCTGGGCGGGGACGGGCGCCGCGATCTGGCCTGGCTGCCTCAGGCCGCGGATCTGGACCGCGGTTTCCCTATCACGGTCCACGAACTCGTGGCCATGGGGGCGTGGCGCCGCGTCGGCGCGTGGCGACGTTACGGTGAGGCCGAACGCGAGCGGGTCCAGCAGGCGCTGGCCGCCGTTGGCATGGCTGGCGCCGGCGACCGCATCGTGGGGACCCTGTCCGGAGGGCAACTGCAGCGCGCGCTCTTCGCGCGCCTGCTGCTCCAGGATGCCGGCGTGCTGGTGCTGGACGAACCCTTCGCCGCCGTGGACGCCCATACCGTGGAAGACCTGATGCGCCTGCTGTCTGCCTGCCATGCGGAAGGACGCACCATCATTGCGGTGCTGCACGATATGGATTTGGTGCGGGCGCATTTCCCTCGCACGCTGCTGCTGTCGGGCCGCGTTGTCGCATGGGGCGACACGGCGCAGGCGTTGACCGACGCCAACCTGCGCACGGCGCGCGCGCTGCGCGATAGGGAGCTGGCATGA
- a CDS encoding GNAT family N-acetyltransferase — protein sequence MSHTVRLATPEDVPGILALMRELAEYEKLTGIFAATEDSLRASLFGRTPAAECLVAERTDAADGAAAELLAYAVWFHNYSTFLSRRGLYLEDVYVRADMRGQGIGRALLRRLAAIAVERGCGRFEWTVLDWNQTAIDFYEGLGAQVLPEWRIVRVTGDALEKMARQVEAPAARADVDG from the coding sequence ATCTCCCATACCGTCCGCCTCGCCACGCCTGAAGACGTGCCGGGCATCCTGGCGTTGATGCGCGAACTCGCCGAATACGAAAAACTGACCGGCATCTTCGCAGCAACGGAAGACAGCCTGCGCGCATCCCTTTTCGGCCGCACACCGGCCGCCGAATGTCTGGTCGCCGAGCGCACGGACGCCGCCGATGGGGCTGCCGCCGAACTGCTGGCGTATGCCGTGTGGTTCCACAACTATTCGACCTTTCTGTCCCGCCGCGGGCTGTATCTGGAAGACGTCTACGTGCGCGCCGACATGCGGGGCCAGGGCATCGGCCGCGCCTTGCTGCGCCGGCTGGCCGCCATCGCGGTGGAACGCGGCTGCGGCCGCTTCGAGTGGACGGTGCTGGACTGGAATCAGACCGCCATCGATTTCTATGAAGGCCTCGGGGCGCAGGTGCTGCCGGAATGGCGCATCGTGCGCGTCACCGGCGACGCGCTGGAAAAAATGGCACGGCAGGTGGAAGCGCCGGCCGCCAGGGCGGACGTCGATGGCTAA
- a CDS encoding metal ABC transporter permease: MSLVEWAVSPFVDYGFMRRALAGACALSFGAAPLGVFLVLRRMSLMGDAMSHAILPGVAAGFLLSGLSLTAMLLGGIVTGLAVALLAGVVSRLTPLREDASFAAFYLISLGLGVLLVSLRGSNMDLLHVLFGTVLGLDDDALLLVTVCATITLFSLAALYRLLVAECLDPGFLRAAGGGGSWVHMAFLMLVVFNLVSGFQVLGTLMVVGIMMLPAAAARFWVRTAAGQIPLAALIGAAASLAGLLVSYHYNVPASPAIILSAGVVYLASVAFGPQGGIARR, from the coding sequence GTGAGCCTGGTCGAGTGGGCCGTGTCGCCTTTCGTGGATTACGGCTTTATGCGGCGCGCGCTGGCGGGCGCCTGCGCCTTGTCGTTCGGCGCCGCGCCGCTGGGCGTGTTCCTGGTGCTGCGGCGGATGAGCCTGATGGGCGACGCCATGTCGCACGCCATCCTGCCCGGCGTTGCCGCCGGTTTCCTGCTCTCCGGCCTGTCGCTGACGGCGATGCTGCTTGGCGGCATCGTGACCGGGCTGGCGGTGGCGCTGCTGGCCGGCGTGGTTTCGCGGCTGACGCCGCTGCGCGAGGACGCCAGCTTCGCAGCGTTCTACCTGATCTCGCTGGGGCTTGGCGTGCTGCTGGTGTCGCTGCGCGGCTCCAATATGGATCTGCTGCATGTGCTGTTCGGAACCGTGCTGGGTCTGGACGATGATGCGCTGCTGCTGGTGACCGTGTGCGCGACGATCACGCTGTTCTCGCTGGCCGCCTTGTATCGCCTTCTCGTCGCGGAATGCCTGGACCCCGGATTCCTGCGTGCGGCGGGAGGCGGCGGCTCCTGGGTCCACATGGCCTTCCTGATGCTGGTGGTCTTCAACCTGGTGTCGGGTTTCCAGGTGCTTGGAACCTTGATGGTGGTCGGCATCATGATGCTTCCCGCCGCCGCGGCGCGCTTCTGGGTCAGGACCGCCGCGGGCCAGATTCCGCTGGCGGCCCTGATCGGCGCGGCAGCGTCCCTGGCGGGGCTGTTGGTCTCGTATCACTACAACGTGCCAGCTTCGCCGGCCATCATTTTGAGCGCGGGTGTGGTGTACCTGGCCTCGGTGGCATTTGGGCCGCAAGGCGGAATTGCGAGGAGGTAG
- a CDS encoding cob(I)yrinic acid a,c-diamide adenosyltransferase, producing MANRLSVIATRTGDDGTTGLGDGSRVPKDSARVAALGDVDELNSALGVVLTEAGLDAEVATDLCTTQHELFDLGAELCVPGYARLGDHHVARLDARLAHYNAGLPALREFILPGGSRPAALLHQARTICRRAERSVVALQRSEAVNPPVLQYLNRLSDLLFVMARVANRAMDAADVYWRNPKTGGED from the coding sequence ATGGCTAACCGGCTTTCGGTCATCGCCACGCGCACCGGGGACGACGGTACGACCGGGCTGGGCGACGGCAGCCGCGTCCCCAAGGACAGCGCCCGCGTCGCGGCCCTGGGCGATGTCGACGAATTGAACAGCGCCCTGGGCGTCGTGCTTACCGAAGCGGGATTGGACGCCGAAGTCGCCACGGACCTGTGCACGACGCAGCACGAGCTCTTCGACCTTGGCGCGGAGCTGTGCGTTCCAGGCTATGCCAGATTGGGCGACCACCATGTCGCCCGCCTGGACGCACGGCTTGCTCATTACAACGCGGGCCTGCCTGCCCTGCGGGAATTCATCCTGCCCGGCGGTTCGCGCCCGGCCGCGCTGCTGCACCAGGCGCGCACGATATGCCGCCGCGCCGAGCGGTCGGTGGTGGCGCTGCAGCGCAGCGAGGCGGTCAACCCGCCGGTCCTGCAGTACCTGAACCGGCTGTCGGATCTCCTGTTCGTCATGGCTCGCGTGGCCAATCGCGCGATGGACGCCGCGGACGTTTACTGGCGCAATCCCAAGACGGGCGGCGAAGACTAA
- the hslU gene encoding ATP-dependent protease ATPase subunit HslU — protein MSASSMTPGEIVSELDKYIVGQQRAKRSVAVALRNRWRRQQVPEPLRNEIHPKNILMIGPTGVGKTEIARRLAKLANAPFIKIEATKFTEVGYVGRDVDTIIRDLTEYSIKQTRELEMRRVRSQAEDAAEDRILDALVPPPRSVTGEPDRNEESSARQTFRKRLREGKIDDLEIEVEVAQPVPQMDIMGPPGMEEMTEQLRNMFAGLSRDKKKTRKLKVKEAFKLLVEEEAAKRVNEDDLRTAAIANVEQNGIVFLDEIDKIAARQETGGAEVSRQGVQRDLLPLVEGTTVNTRYGMVRTDHILFIASGAFHLAKPSDLIPELQGRFPIRVELDSLTAADFVRILSDTDASLIKQYTALLATENVHLEFTDDGIQRLAELAFNVNEKTENIGARRLYTVMEKLLEDLSFDATANSGDVVRIDAAYVDAKLAETAASQDLARYVL, from the coding sequence ATGTCCGCATCCAGCATGACCCCCGGAGAAATCGTCTCCGAACTCGACAAATACATCGTTGGCCAGCAGCGCGCCAAGCGTTCCGTGGCCGTGGCGCTGCGCAACCGTTGGCGCCGGCAGCAGGTGCCCGAACCGCTGCGCAATGAAATCCACCCGAAGAACATTCTGATGATCGGCCCCACCGGCGTGGGCAAGACCGAAATCGCGCGCCGGCTCGCCAAACTGGCCAACGCGCCCTTCATCAAGATCGAGGCCACCAAGTTCACGGAAGTGGGTTACGTGGGCCGCGACGTCGACACCATCATCCGCGACCTGACGGAATACTCGATCAAGCAAACACGCGAGCTGGAAATGCGCCGCGTGCGCTCGCAGGCCGAGGACGCCGCCGAAGACCGCATCCTGGACGCCCTGGTGCCGCCGCCCCGCTCGGTCACCGGCGAGCCCGACCGCAACGAGGAAAGCAGCGCCCGCCAGACCTTCCGCAAGCGCCTGCGCGAGGGCAAGATCGACGACCTGGAAATCGAGGTCGAAGTCGCCCAGCCGGTCCCGCAAATGGACATCATGGGGCCGCCCGGCATGGAGGAAATGACGGAGCAGCTGCGCAACATGTTCGCCGGCCTGAGCCGCGACAAAAAGAAAACGCGCAAGCTGAAGGTGAAGGAAGCGTTCAAGCTCCTGGTCGAAGAAGAAGCTGCCAAGCGCGTCAATGAGGACGACCTGCGCACCGCCGCCATCGCGAATGTCGAGCAGAACGGCATCGTCTTCCTGGACGAAATCGACAAGATCGCCGCGCGCCAGGAAACGGGCGGCGCGGAAGTATCGCGCCAGGGCGTGCAGCGCGACCTGTTGCCGCTGGTGGAAGGCACAACGGTGAACACCCGCTACGGCATGGTGCGCACCGACCATATCCTGTTCATCGCTTCGGGCGCATTCCATCTGGCCAAGCCCTCGGACCTGATTCCCGAACTGCAGGGCCGCTTCCCCATCCGCGTGGAGCTGGATTCGCTGACCGCGGCGGATTTCGTGCGCATTCTGTCGGACACCGATGCGTCGCTCATCAAGCAATACACGGCGCTGCTGGCCACGGAAAACGTGCATCTGGAATTCACGGACGACGGCATCCAGCGGCTGGCCGAGCTGGCCTTCAACGTCAACGAGAAAACCGAGAACATCGGCGCGCGCCGGCTGTACACGGTGATGGAAAAGCTGCTGGAAGACCTGTCCTTCGATGCGACGGCGAATTCAGGCGACGTGGTGCGCATCGATGCCGCCTACGTCGATGCCAAGCTGGCGGAAACGGCGGCCAGCCAGGACCTGGCGCGCTACGTGCTGTAA
- a CDS encoding Fur family transcriptional regulator, producing the protein MSTSPRPPRTDSVGAQLDVAEALCAKRGRRLTPIRRKVLELLLRHGRSLKAYELLDAMRDVHPGAAPPTVYRALDFLMDEGLIHRLDAVNAWTACHDAGGAPHDLLVVCTECGAVAEVSDPAMSRQLAERVARTGFALNAHETEIRALCPACQRKRPAGEQSHHHGGHGHAHHDGHDDASDDGATDAAPGRQSSGAH; encoded by the coding sequence ATGTCGACTTCCCCACGACCGCCCCGGACCGATAGCGTCGGCGCCCAATTGGACGTCGCCGAAGCCTTGTGCGCGAAACGCGGCCGGCGCCTGACACCCATCCGCCGCAAGGTGCTGGAACTGCTGTTGCGCCATGGGCGCAGCCTGAAAGCCTACGAATTGCTGGATGCAATGCGGGACGTCCACCCCGGTGCGGCGCCGCCCACCGTATACCGTGCGCTGGATTTCCTGATGGACGAGGGCCTGATCCATCGCCTGGATGCGGTCAATGCCTGGACCGCCTGTCACGATGCGGGCGGGGCGCCGCACGACCTGCTGGTCGTGTGCACGGAATGCGGCGCGGTGGCGGAAGTGAGCGATCCCGCGATGAGCCGGCAGTTGGCGGAACGCGTGGCGCGCACCGGCTTCGCGCTGAACGCGCACGAGACCGAGATCCGGGCGTTGTGCCCGGCGTGCCAGCGCAAGCGCCCCGCCGGCGAACAGAGCCACCATCATGGCGGGCACGGACACGCGCATCACGATGGCCACGACGACGCCAGCGACGATGGCGCCACGGATGCCGCCCCGGGCAGGCAATCCAGCGGCGCCCATTGA
- a CDS encoding FAD binding domain-containing protein: MMRPFILESAATAHEALRMAQRAQLPHGRREPDAGAPHPYAAPPPAQPHSPTSHLDHDHDRPMQFLAGGTTLLDLMKLDVIRPAHLININALRHEFGAIEADADELRLGALVRMSAAADHPAIRRDYPVIADSLRQAASPQLRNMATLAGNVLQRTRCPYYRDTSWKACNRREPGSGCAARDGVNRRLAVLGTSEYCIAHYPGDFANALVALEAQVSILDARGAPYTMPLEDLHRLPGSSPHIETNLPDGHLITGFTVPAQPWTRRSLYLKIRDRASYDFALAAAAVALDLGPDRMVRTARIALGGVATRPWRSHEAEQALQGWVLDETAARRAAEAAFRDVSAQGQASFKPELGRRTLVRALLEAAALPVSGDEDATP, translated from the coding sequence ATGATGCGGCCTTTCATTCTGGAAAGCGCCGCGACCGCGCACGAGGCGCTGCGCATGGCGCAACGGGCGCAGCTCCCGCATGGCCGCCGCGAGCCGGACGCCGGCGCGCCGCATCCCTACGCGGCGCCGCCGCCGGCGCAGCCGCATTCGCCCACCTCGCACCTGGACCACGATCATGACCGCCCCATGCAGTTCCTGGCGGGCGGCACGACGCTGCTGGACTTGATGAAGCTGGACGTGATACGGCCTGCGCATCTGATCAATATCAACGCGCTGCGCCATGAGTTCGGCGCCATCGAAGCCGATGCGGACGAACTGCGCCTGGGCGCGCTGGTGCGCATGTCGGCCGCGGCAGACCACCCCGCGATACGGCGCGACTATCCCGTCATCGCCGACAGCCTGCGCCAGGCGGCCAGCCCGCAGTTGCGCAATATGGCGACGCTGGCCGGCAACGTGCTGCAGCGCACGCGCTGCCCATACTATCGCGACACCAGCTGGAAAGCCTGCAACCGTCGTGAGCCCGGGTCCGGGTGCGCCGCTCGCGATGGCGTGAACCGGCGTCTGGCCGTGCTGGGCACCAGCGAATATTGCATCGCGCACTATCCCGGCGACTTCGCCAACGCGCTTGTTGCGCTGGAAGCCCAGGTGTCCATTCTGGATGCGCGCGGGGCGCCGTACACCATGCCGCTGGAAGATTTGCACCGCTTGCCCGGCAGCAGTCCGCACATCGAAACCAATCTGCCGGACGGCCATCTGATCACCGGTTTCACCGTACCCGCGCAACCCTGGACGCGCCGTTCGCTGTACCTGAAGATACGCGACCGCGCGTCGTACGACTTTGCGCTGGCCGCCGCCGCGGTGGCGCTGGACCTGGGACCGGACCGGATGGTGCGCACGGCCCGCATCGCCCTGGGCGGCGTGGCCACGCGCCCGTGGCGCTCGCACGAGGCCGAACAGGCGTTGCAAGGATGGGTGCTGGACGAGACCGCCGCGCGCCGGGCTGCGGAGGCGGCCTTTCGGGACGTATCCGCGCAGGGCCAGGCGAGCTTCAAGCCCGAACTCGGGCGCCGCACGCTGGTGAGGGCGCTGCTCGAAGCCGCGGCCTTGCCGGTATCGGGTGACGAGGACGCGACGCCATGA
- a CDS encoding DUF4142 domain-containing protein gives MTVRLITRGMLAAGMLAFCAGAWAQPAPTTTAPRQDGAQRSTLSGDDKDFLENAAQGGLAEVEGSKLAQSKSTNADIKQFAQQMIDDHTKANEELTALAKQKGYDAPTQPSIMQRTELKALSAVSGTTFDKMYASRIGVSAHEDTVKLFQKASTDAKDPDIKAFASKTLPTLQHHLEMAKALQQKVGQEDDAKKNGGKQ, from the coding sequence ATGACCGTACGCCTCATTACCCGTGGAATGCTCGCCGCCGGCATGCTGGCCTTCTGCGCCGGCGCGTGGGCCCAGCCGGCCCCCACCACGACCGCCCCCAGACAGGACGGCGCCCAGCGCAGCACGCTGTCGGGCGACGACAAGGACTTCCTGGAGAACGCCGCGCAGGGCGGCCTGGCGGAAGTCGAAGGCAGCAAGCTGGCGCAGAGCAAAAGCACCAACGCCGACATCAAGCAATTCGCGCAGCAGATGATCGACGATCACACCAAGGCCAATGAAGAGCTGACCGCGCTGGCCAAGCAAAAGGGCTACGACGCGCCGACCCAGCCCTCCATCATGCAGCGCACCGAACTGAAGGCCCTGAGCGCGGTCAGCGGCACCACCTTCGACAAGATGTACGCCAGCCGCATCGGCGTGTCCGCGCACGAGGACACCGTCAAGCTGTTCCAGAAGGCCAGCACGGACGCCAAGGATCCGGACATCAAGGCCTTTGCCTCGAAGACGCTGCCCACGCTGCAACATCACCTGGAAATGGCCAAGGCCCTGCAGCAGAAGGTCGGGCAGGAAGACGACGCGAAGAAGAACGGCGGCAAGCAGTAA